CGTCGCTTCCAGATGCCCATGCAGGAGCGCAGCAACCTGTTCAGGGTGAGAGCTGGGCAGAGCACAGCCATACACAtccatgcacacgcacacacacgcgcacacagtGCACTAACGAGACAGTCATCCAGAACTACtcaacactcaatagtgctacatttagaaacacaaaaagaaaggaTCTTCTTCTGGAACTGAACTGTAATGCATGCTGCAGGTGTTCAGGGCTAGCACTGTCTTGCGCACGCAGTGTGTTTGCACACTTCCTCGTTGTATTTTATCAAGATAGCGAGgatacagatttatatatattttttatttttctcccttCAGTATGCTTTGAACTGCAAGAAAGCACCAGCTGACGACGGCAATGAGATCTCTCCCTACTCACTGTCCCCCCTCAGCAATAAAAGGTGAGTTTCGGGGTGGTGCTCTGCTTTTCAGTCAGTCCTTCACACAGCTCCTATTCTCATTGGAGACCCGCGGGTCCTGGTTACTGCTGCAGCATGCTTTCCAGGGCCATAGCAATGACAGATGTTTTtgaagttaatatgtacagttgaccttGTCTCTTATGGTATAAAGGCAGTGTGTACTTGAGTCTTGAGAGCAGCAGACAGTTGCATGGCTAGAGAGACTGGAAATCGCAAAGCAAAGCTGATAATAAGACAGGGACAACTGTACATAATACATGAGTATAAAgccttgttttaattttaaaaagaacacaatACGTAGTTAAATGCAGGTGTCCACGTCTTTAGAATTTTTGTCAGTGGGTTGTCTGCTGGGCAAAATAAGATACTGGAATGTCCTGAAATCTGTCATTCTGATGGGCTGAGAGAGGCTTTGATCTATACTTTAAATGTGAATGTGCGTTGCACCATCGATACAGGATGCCCTTGAAAATGCAAACCCTTTAAAACCATGAAGAATCAGATTTAACTGAATCCTATAGTGAAagcctagcaaagtgtaataaagctgaGTGAAAGCACTGGTTAAGCCTGGTTAAGcctgggtaagcattgtaaagcccagagaggtttgTCTGTTTTCAGTCACAAGCTGCTGCGCTCTCCGCGGAAGCCCACCAGGAAGATCTCAAAGATCCCCTTCAAGGTGCTGGACGCCCCGGAGCTGCAGGATGATTTCTACCTCAATCTGGTGGACTGGTCCGCCTCCAACGTGCTGAGTGTGGGGCTGGGGGCCTGCGTCTACCTGTGGAGCGCCTGCACCAGCCAGGTGAGCCAGGGGAATGGCCAGGAAGGGGTGGGGATACCACTGAGAGAACTGTGAGATTAGAAAGAACTGTCCTGGTTTGTTGAGTTTTATATCCTAAGATCTGAATGAAGCAGGCCGGTGTTTCAGTGTTGCGTTGCTGGCGTTGGCGTGACCGCGTCTCTCCTCTTGTTTCCAAGGTGACGCGGCTGTGTGACCTGTCGGTGGACGGGGACTCTGTGACGTCGGTGTGCTGGAACGAgagggtgagtgagtgagtgagtgcagcTTCACACTGGGGCTGCTGAGAGTAATGGGGAAGCACAGCTTCAGTTTGCGTTGGAGTTCTCGTGCCTGCTGGACCCGGGCCTGGTTGCTCACTTGATTCCTTACCGCTTTGCAGGGGAACCTGGTGGCTGTGGGAACGCACAAGGGCTATGTGCAGATCTGGGACGCTTCAGCCGGGAAGAAGCTGACCTGTCTGGAAGGGCATTCAGCCAGAGTGGGTGAGTGAACGGCAGCTCTGGACCTCCCGTAGACATGTAGGTGCACAGCAgggttatactgtgtatttatcatgattttttaatatgctttaccatacacctCTGGGTATTACAGTGTttaacaatgctttattacactttgatatgcttttaatCCTTTCATGCATGGCAAACTCAAATGGGGACCAGTCTTTGTATGGGGACATATATGTGAAGACAAATGCATGACACCCTCCTATGAGGTTCCTACAGCCATCAGGTTCCCCTataaagcataaaaaaaaacatttttcatgaaaaatatatttattatgcatTCAAAActcctttttttgttattttcatgcatgaaaaggttagtatggtcaacttttataagggaactaaATAAATTCAACGACTCaaggtctttttcaatgtctagtcaaatgtttgtcattgaatgtatgaagtttgttttagtattttggcACTGTTCAGTGTCTTATACTCGCTGATGATGACGATGACTCCTGACGCTGTGTGTCGGCCTGTTTCAGGAGCGCTGGCCTGGAATGCAGATCAGCTGTCGTCGGGCAGCCGGGACCGGCTCATCCTGCAGAGGGACATCCGCACCCCACCCCTGCAGGCAGAGCGCAGGCTGCAGGGGCACCGGCAGGAGGTCTGCGGACTCAAGTGGTCTCCGGACCACCAGCACCTGGCCTCGGGGGGCAACGACAACAAGGTGTCAATCTCCTCCATTGAATCAGTGCTTCTTTATCAGCGCTGTTCTCTCCAGTGCTGCTGTATGATATCAAACCACTCTTTTATTTATAAGCCTTGTACAGTATAGCAAAAAAACCAACAATCTGTGTAACATTTTCTGAGAAAGACAACATCGTTTCCATGCTACTCATAATGATGAGACAGCATTCTGTGAATGGCTTTGTATATTCGTACCCTGTGAAAGTGTTTGTGGATGTTAACAGGATCCTGAAGGATTTTTTGTTATAATAGATAGTGAACTCTGATACAGATACAGCCATCCGAAATGTGTATATCTGATGGAAATGATATATCATTAAAATTAGCCATATTGTACAATTtgtacaagctgattttcacccactcaaggtcagagcgGCCACTGTGACCTCTGAATCGTGGGGTGGATATCAGCTTGCATCGTACAGCACCGTATATGATATTCTACATGTTCTGCGTTCCTGAACCCTGCTTGCTGACCCTGTGTCCCTGCTTCTCTGTCCTCCTGGCAGCTGTTTGTGTGGAATAACTCCAGCCTGAGCCCAGTGCAGCAGTACACGGAGCACCTGGCCGCGGTGAAGGCCATCGCCTGGTCCCCCCACCAGCACGGGCTGCTGGCCTCCGGGGGGGGCACTGCTGACCGCTGCATCCGTTTCTGGAACACGCTGACCTGCCAGCCCCTGCAGTGCGTCGACACGGGGTCCCAGGTGTGCAACCTGGCCTGGTCCAAGCACGCTAATGAGCTGGTGAGCAAgccatccatccctccatccctccatccctccatccagcCAGCAAGCAAGCGCTGCAAACATTCCAAAGCAATTCCCAGCCTCGGTCAGTTTAAGATCAGCAACTGGATATTCTAAGTTCCATAGTATCTGTGGCCCCCATTAGCACTGGTATACTCCACAGCCAGTCTCTCACTGCTTCTCCCTCCTGCTCCACAGGTCAGCACTCACGGCTATTCACAGAATCAGATCCTAGTTTGGAAGTACCCCTCACTCACACAAGTTGCCAAACTCACTGGACATTCCTACAGAGTTCTCTATCTGGTAAGAAAACATTCCTCTAGCCTTTATATCACCAGGGGAAACCTGAACTTGCATGCGGCCCACTTATTGGAGCTTTCCAGGAGCAGCTAACGAAAGTGATTTGTGTCCCCTAGGCTATCTCTCCCGACGGGGAGGCGATTGTGACCGGCGCCGGGGACGAGACCCTGCGGTTCTGGAACGTCTTCAGCAAAACCCGATCCACCAAGGTAAGCCTTCCCCTCCCTCTGCCCTGACACACGGCCTGGCAGAGACTGATTGGAACTGGAACTCAGGAAGGCTGGACCTGTCAGCCAGGGTTGAGGCAGAGGCTTGCCCTGCTCTCCAGGAGCTGCAGCGTCTGCACAACTGAGTGTTGCCTCTTCTTTAGTTGGGTCTCATATTTAAAATCATTGTTGGATCTGATGGACAAGAAAGAGCATCTTCCTTAACAGGTCTGTACTTGTAGTCACCTGTTACAAACAGCAGCAACAGCTGTGAGAGTTGCAATTGTTTTAGTAGATAAGTGTATCTTCAAGAAGGCATTGTTCGTATTTTATGTATGTGTATGGAATAGTGACAGTGGATAGCTGTATTGGCCGACTTAGCTATGTAGAAAACAAGCACGTTATAGAAGTTTAATACTTGGTTCAATTCACTTGGTTTTTATATTCCAATGTATTTCCTTGTTTATTTTAGGAATCCAAATCCGTCCTGAATCTCTTCACGAGGATTcgatagggagggagggagggagggagggagagcggGCTCCGTCAGACTGCAGCAGTGCATGCTGGGAAGCAGAGAAAGCCTCGTGCGGACAGCATTGGGCAGAGAAAGGGCCTCTCGCCCCTCCAAGCGAGCGGTCAAACGGTCAACAATACCGACTCAGCCGTCTGGACTCTGCAGCGCCAGTCTGGAGCCGACCAGTGAAGCCATGGCCAGTTCCCAGCTCATTACTGGTTTGCCAGTGAaatattctattgatttttttctttttctttttggggaaagggggggggggggggggggttcttgtaTTGTTTGAGTTGGGTTTTAgctagacatttttttaaaaggcactAGAAAAAAACAGACAATTAATTTATTGTATGCACAGTTATTATAGCAAAGGAAGCCTTTTACCTGTCTCCAAGGTGTTCTCCCTGACAGTGTATGTGCAATAGCAGACTTCTTTCTCTTGTATCTTTCCATACCCTGGCAGCTGGAAAATGAATATCCCTGAAACTGCACCCTGCAGCAGGAGTGTAATGGAATGAAGTAGTACTGCAATATGTCTATCTGTGAgcccttgttttttttaagctcatGAAACCCTGTGTTAGAAAAAGCTAGGAGAATGTTTTTTACTCTTCAAAacagttcttacaaaaaaatAGTCAGTTAGGTGATAGCACCCCGTAAAACCAAAGGCTTGTCTGTAATGAAACCACACTGTATCACTTTACTGTATAAGCAGTTGACAGaaaacagtgcaaaaaaaaaaaaaacagtagaccAACcactctcataagaacataagaaagtttacaaacgagaggaggccattcagcccatcttgctcgtttggttgttagtagcttattgatcccagaatctcatcaagcagcttcttgaaggatcccagggtgtcagcttcaacaacattactggtatGTAGTATGTGCAAAGGTTGCCTCTTTCTCTTCCAATGAAATAAAAAAACTCAGAACACTAACTAATCTTACTGTACCCAAGTTGTTACTGTGCTACTTCAATAACAAACTGGTTTTGAGATAATACTTAGCCTGGCGTCACCGCCCGTTTTTCATCAGCTTCATGCTAAATTCATCCTAAAGCTACACAGTTTCAGGGAGATTCAGTTCTCCTTCTGCATCTACAGGCTGTAATTCGTTGTATGCATTATTTCCATATTGAGAAGTCTACAGTGAGCATATCATCTAGTAAATATCTCTAGTGTGACTATATGGGCCAGAACTAAACTAGGATGTGATTGTTTCAGAGGAACCTTACAAAAGGGAACAAGTGTAGCATCTTTCTGCTACCAATACACCCTGattgcaaaacaaaaaggcagGTGTGTTAGCAGAAGAGTTTGTTTttaacatacatacacacatacacatacacacacaaaagaaaaacaggttACCGTGACTATAAAAAGCATTTACCTTCTAAAAAAACAGAGCtgattacttatttattttctgctaGAATATCCAACAGTGTGTCGTGGTTCAGAattcatttagaaaatgtatcatTAAAAGGCCAGAACAATATTAGTGAAGCATCTAACCGTGGAACTCCAGTCAGGACCCCCTCAGGGTACGGTCAGGGCTAGCAGAGAGGCGACACCGTACTGCTTGGGGTAGGGGAGCTTTACCAATGTCGTGTAGAACGGGGGTGAAATATAGCACTGTCTTCATGCACAATAAATACACTTGATTAAAACATACTGAGTAGTTATTGAAGTGAATTCATTCCTGTTACAGGGTTGCTAGAAGTTCAGCCACACTTCACAACATGTTGGTGTTTCTtcagtataaaaaaaaaggaaaaaaaaaaccctttacttTATGATGACAAGCAACTTTATGTCATCGGGTACAAAAacttgcctgtgtgttttttgtgaggCTTGCAAATTCTAATGATTCAGTAGATCTGTTTAAGGAAAAAACTCAAAAAATATGATGAATCAAAATATCAAACACACactgccttatatatatatatatatatctttaataaattaaaactaggtacaaaaaaaaaaaatgtacataaccCATATTACAACAGGATGCCTTCATCTACGTTTTACAATTCAGACCCCGCAGAGCTCAGCCCAGCCACACTCGCACTTTGGAGCTGCAGGGCAGGACAGGGTTTACAGCCTGAAAGAGGAGAGCCATCTTCAAGGGGTAGGTGGGCATGAGCACCTTATTTACAGCCCCTAAGAAACAGATGGATTCCAGTTGTGCTCCTGCACACGATTCCATATTCAAGACGATGGTGGTTTGCAAAGGATAATGCTTGcgaatcatcaactgtaaaaacCAAACAGAAAGGCACCCTCCCCTCAAGATATGCCTGCCGCTTAACGTTGCAGAACAGCAGGGCACATTAGAAGCCATGTTCGCAGCCTGCTTTACACAAGTCGTAAAAAAACACTTGCTGAAAACTGGTCTTGTTGGATGTTGCAATTGTAGGGTCAATCTGGAAATGTCACAAACGATCAACAAGGAAGAGGGGAGTTGGTTTGCCTGCATTCTAATGGTTAATCTTTACGAAGCAGAGCAATGCAGGACCGTTTGCCAAAGTGCAGAATTAcaatatatactgttatttttatcGTAGTCGTTCATCTTCTCAGTTTTTTCTCTTTCCCTCTTTCAGCAGCAGTTCATATTGAATCTCATCCACAAGGAAGTATAGTAGTGCACAGTCTACGTATTGTTGTTCATAaaggtgaaaaaacaaacagacccCACAGAATTCACAACTGTCATCACACAGCTTTAAATACACACAcggttttaaaatcacatacacagaACACCCAGTATGTTAGCGACACGCCTACGCTTCTTCATGTCTTTAATAACCAGCAGTTCCTACAGCtgttcaagttttaaaaaaatcaaatcaaatgatACGGCTAAGAATGCAACCTCCATCCTACGCGTCCCTCCCTCACCTACCTCCCTTTCCTTTCTCTCACAAAAGTCCACCAGCAGTGCAGCTCCAAAGGTTGTTCTTAGAAAAAAGTCTTTGTTTGTGATGCATCTCAGGAAGAAAATTTGAAGTACTTGTGCTGGGTTCAGAAAGCATGCGTTAGGAGAGAGTCAGAATTTACCAGGGCAGGACTTGCTCCTCTATGCGGTGTGGAGAAAGAGAGAAGATTCCTTTACAACAAATAcagagatatttaaaaaaaacaaacaaaaaaatctttgtttttttaaaagagggAAGAATTCTTCAGAAGTGTCTTCAGTTTACATCacagcagcactgtgtgctggGATAGCAGGGGAGCAAGCAAGAAGACGGTTGGATCAGTTTGAATTCTTTACATGTTGAGTACGTTTGTCTCTTACGGGAAAGTCTAACTGACCCTCGCAGGTCCGTTAACCGCTGGGCAGTGCAGTTCACAGCCTGGTCAGTAGTCAGCCACGTACTCTGTGCCATGCAGACCACGGCACAGCAGCGTGAACTCCTTCACTACCTCCTTCACTCGCCGCTTGTTCACACGCTCCCTGAAACACACAACCCAGACATTGCACTCTGTTAGAAGAAGACTGAACCAAGAAACGTGGCATGGAGAAATCCAACTCAGTCTGTCTTTCAATGTCATGTTGGGAGTGCTTGGAGGGAGTACCTGAGGATCTGCTGGGTGAAGGTGTCTCCTGGATGACACTGTGCTAGGGGAATGGAGGGAGTACCTGAGGATCTGCTGGGTGAAGATGTCTCCTGGATGACTGTGCAAGGGGAATGGAGGGGGTACCTGAAGATCTGCTGGGTGAAGATGTCTCCTGGATGACACTGCAAGGGGAATGGAGGGGGTACCTGAGGATCTGCTGGGTGAAGGTGTCTCCTGGATGACACTGTGCAAGGGGAATGGAGGGGGTACCTGAGGATCTGCTGGGTGAAGATGTCTCCTGGATGACACTGCAAGGggaatggagggagggagggagggagggaataCCTGAGGATCTGCTGGGTGAAGGTGTTTTTCTGCTCCTGGGTGACGCGTGAGGAGGGGAAGCCTGGCTGCTGCAGCACCTCCTTGAGCCACAGCGACAGGTAGCTGAAGCAGTGCTTGTGCAGAGCAAACAGGATCTCTGCAAACTGGTCCACCAGGGTCCGGGAAGACTGGCCTCCAATCCCCTGCCAGGACAAGTACTGGGGTCAGGtgctgccgtgtgtgtgtgtgcgtccttctctctttttattttaattttttaaatcaaaatcgTAATTACATTTGTCAAACAAAATAAGGTTGTCatacatgcaaataaaaaaaataataatcatggaGCAGCACAGCGGTCAGCTGGGTCTGCCCTCTCGtctgctctcctctcacctccAGCACAGCCTGCAGCAGCAGCTTGCCATCTTCATGCACCACCTGCCCGATGGGAGGGACATCTCCACAGCGAGGCAGCAGCTCCGTCTGAAACAAGAAGCGAGGGGGGCAGGACTCGGTTACACAGagttgatcttattttctactgactttattgtactttataactgatTTTCTGTAATGTGATCTGATTCTGTAAGGGcgtctaataaataataataataataataataataataataataataataataataataataataataataatcgcagTTCAAGACAGGGCACAGctacacagagaaacacagcaCAGCTATTAAGGATAATCAAGGCTGAGTGAATGAGCCTTCAGGTTGGATCGGTGACACGCAGTTGCTTAATCTCTTCCAGGACAGACCCTGCTTCCAGAATTTAAATGGCCCTGCCAGGACCTGGATTCTCTGGTGGATCCTGCAGGGCGGCTTCGAGAAAAGCTTGTTTTGAATAGTGAAGGGAACACCAGTAAAGTGACAGGGGCAGTGTGTGAGCAGCAGCGTCTCCTACAGGACAGCGCTACTTACAAAGAAGAGGCAGGTGGCCTTCACTGTGGGTGCCTCCGGGAACTTGAGGGACAAGACTCCTGTACAGACACAGAAGAAAAGCTATTGAGACA
The Acipenser ruthenus chromosome 10, fAciRut3.2 maternal haplotype, whole genome shotgun sequence DNA segment above includes these coding regions:
- the LOC117402491 gene encoding fizzy-related protein homolog isoform X1, whose translation is MDQDYERRLLRQIDFHNVADNVPSPSASVNSLASLHKTGDRFIPARAGSNWSINFHTINENGKSPNQNRKSKEANSDSGKADSVAYAALLKNELLGAGIEKVTDPQTEDRRFQMPMQERSNLFRYALNCKKAPADDGNEISPYSLSPLSNKSHKLLRSPRKPTRKISKIPFKVLDAPELQDDFYLNLVDWSASNVLSVGLGACVYLWSACTSQVTRLCDLSVDGDSVTSVCWNERGNLVAVGTHKGYVQIWDASAGKKLTCLEGHSARVGALAWNADQLSSGSRDRLILQRDIRTPPLQAERRLQGHRQEVCGLKWSPDHQHLASGGNDNKLFVWNNSSLSPVQQYTEHLAAVKAIAWSPHQHGLLASGGGTADRCIRFWNTLTCQPLQCVDTGSQVCNLAWSKHANELVSTHGYSQNQILVWKYPSLTQVAKLTGHSYRVLYLAISPDGEAIVTGAGDETLRFWNVFSKTRSTKESKSVLNLFTRIR
- the LOC117402491 gene encoding fizzy-related protein homolog isoform X2 is translated as MDQDYERRLLRQIDFHNVADNVPSPSASVNSLASLHKTGDRFIPARAGSNWSINFHTINENGKSPNQNRKSKEANSDSGKDSVAYAALLKNELLGAGIEKVTDPQTEDRRFQMPMQERSNLFRYALNCKKAPADDGNEISPYSLSPLSNKSHKLLRSPRKPTRKISKIPFKVLDAPELQDDFYLNLVDWSASNVLSVGLGACVYLWSACTSQVTRLCDLSVDGDSVTSVCWNERGNLVAVGTHKGYVQIWDASAGKKLTCLEGHSARVGALAWNADQLSSGSRDRLILQRDIRTPPLQAERRLQGHRQEVCGLKWSPDHQHLASGGNDNKLFVWNNSSLSPVQQYTEHLAAVKAIAWSPHQHGLLASGGGTADRCIRFWNTLTCQPLQCVDTGSQVCNLAWSKHANELVSTHGYSQNQILVWKYPSLTQVAKLTGHSYRVLYLAISPDGEAIVTGAGDETLRFWNVFSKTRSTKESKSVLNLFTRIR